A DNA window from Fusarium fujikuroi IMI 58289 draft genome, chromosome FFUJ_chr11 contains the following coding sequences:
- a CDS encoding related to fluconazole resistance protein — translation MEKIETAHSDHNDRRESHTSSHSDEESSISSSHHNHQNDDISRTYSLGDTEWQSIRAPNTGISMTRTVSRRESVLSRIRSRPIPVFTHPLAHVKTTEDQLVDFDGPDDPYRPMNWPNKKKILTTMLYGLVTMSATWASSSYSSGTAQVAKHFHVGTQVATLGTTLFLVGFGIGPLLWAPLSEVYGRRQAVLIPMFIAICFSFGSAVAKDFQTLMITRFFCAFFASAPVTNTGGVLGDLFLPSERGIAMAGYAMAVVGGPVLGPIVSAAVVQDPSLGWRWTEYLTGIVQIIFLTLAVIFVDESYPPNLLIYKARRLRHETGNWALHAKFEEWDVSISELARKFLVRPVQLLMTPICFLVALYASFCYGILYMQLGAIPIIFREIRGWGILVSSLPFICILLGAILGCGANVYNQLLYNKAYHAAGNRAVPEKRLPPMMVGSVIFSGGQFLIGWTAQKDIHWVVPCIGLVLLGTGFFTIFQAALNYLVDTFTMYAASAVAANTFLRSCFAAAFPLVVGPLYHNIGVGPGSSITGGFAALLIPVPFVFYIYGKRIRARSKWSKASVYD, via the exons ATGGAGAAAATCGAAACTGCACATTCAGATCACAACGATCGCCGAGAATCTCATACTTCTTCACACAGCGATGAAGAATCATCCATATCGTCTTCACACCACAACCATCAAAATGACGACATTTCTCGAACATACTCCCTCGGCGACACAGAATGGCAGAGCATCCGCGCACCAAACACAGGAATAAGCATGACGCGAACTGTGTCGCGGCGAGAATCTGTTCTATCGAGGATTCGATCACGGCCTATCCCGGTGTTTACGCATCCTCTCGCGCATGTCAAAACCACAGAGGATCAGCTCGTTGACTTTGACGGGCCTGATGATCCGTACAGGCCGATGAACTGGCctaacaagaagaagatcctgACCACGATGCTGTACGGGTTGGTTACCATGTCAGCGACCTGGGCGTCTTCGTCGTATTCGTCTGGTACGGCGCAAGTGGCCAAGCACTTCCACGTCGGAACGCAAGTCGCTACTCTCGGCACAACACTATTTCTTGTTGGGTTTGGAATTGGGCCTTTGCTCTGGGCGCCGTTGAGTGAAGTCTACGGACGACGACAAGCGGTGCTTATTCCCATGTTTATCGCGATATGCTTCAGTTTCGGAAGTGCAGTCGCAAAAGATTTTCAGACTTTGATGATCACGCGATTCTTCTGTGCGTTCTTCGCTTCAGCGCCTGTTACTAACACAGGTGGTGTTCTAGGCGATTTGTTTCTGCCGTCGGAGAGGGGAATTGCTATGGCGGGGTATGCCATGGCCGTCGTTGGAGGTCCTGTTCTCG GTCCTATTGTTTCAGCTGCTGTTGTGCAGGACCCGAGTCTTGGCTGGAGGTGGACTGAGTACCTGACTGGCATTGTTCAGATCATATTTTTGACGCTGGCTGTTATTTTTGTTGATGAAAGTTACCCGCCGAACCTACTCATCTACAAGGCGAGGAGACTGCGTCATGAAACAGGCAATTGGGCGCTACATGCAAAATTCGAAGAGTGGGATGTTAGTATCTCAGAACTCGCACGAAAGTTCCTGGTCAGACCTGTACAACTCCTCATGACGCCTATCTGCTTCCTCGTTGCGCTGTATGCCAGTTTCTGCTATGGTATTCTGTACATGCAACTTGGCGCTATTCCCATTATCTTCAGAGAGATCAGAGGCTGGGGCATTCTAGTCTCCTCACTGCCTTTCATCTGTATTCTCCTCGGAGCCATTCTCGGATGCGGAGCAAACGTATACAACCAGCTCCTCTACAACAAAGCCTACCATGCAGCTGGAAACCGCGCTGTTCCTGAAAAGCGTCTCCCTCCTATGATGGTTGGCTCCGTGATTTTCAGCGGCGGTCAGTTCCTCATCGGATGGACTGCTCAGAAAGATATTCACTGGGTCGTTCCATGCATTGGTCTCGTGTTGCTAGGAACAGGCTTCTTTACCATCTTCCAAGCTGCACTGAACTATCTAGTCGATACGTTTACTATGTACGCGGCTTCAGCTGTCGCGGCCAATACGTTTCTTAGATCTTGTTTCGCAGCTGCTTTTCCTCTAGTGGTTGGACCGCTGTATCATAATATTGGTGTTGGCCCTGGGTCTAGTATCACTGGTGGGTTTGCAGCGTTATTAATTCCTGTTCCGTTTGTGTTTTATATCTATGGCAAGAGAATCAGGGCGAGATCAAAGTGGTCAAAGGCTTCGGTGTATGACTAA
- a CDS encoding related to vacuolar membrane protein HMT1, with protein MPSILQVSNILHYSCSSVAVVFVSVVTILNAARTTGKTTTPRNYDRIAIALLILGYLAEGIATFVQESQQSKEPETIHLVVLGSLWAFIWSQRAAPRLLVLGTSLITLAFEIPLQIFSALNSQNDIYHIIQLASQTFRLLPLLFLMIYHLSNSGRFYTPDSEAEESQPFLQSNGHANGRACPSYGTETSSDTEVDDDEYISGSETEEDVIDIKRQRAKKLKEKGGWLGYLSDFSIFLPFLIPKKDRKVQLCILISLFCILATRVFNILVPRQLGIVADQLLAKQNPFHALFIWLIMSLASHDVVVGLIESLAKIPIKQYSYRSLTNAAFNHVLSLPMEFHSERDSAEVMKAIEQGEALTNVLDMLIIEILPTVIDLAIAFVFLYWKFNSYVALAMAIGSVLFVTFEVKATGWNLDNRRESTKSKREEVRVMHQAVQGWQTVTYFNMFNYEKYRFGSAVNKQLSAGLNFEKTDAYIQLLLNALIPCTFFTLATLVIYDVWHGASSPGDFVFFIQYWEYLVWPLKFLSHSYRQLMSDLVDAERLLYLLQTKPTITDKEGAKDLEKVEGRVAFHDVCFSYDPRKPTVQDLSLSVEPGQTIALVGETGAGKSSIMKLLLRFYDIDEGSITIDGYDIRDITLSSLRNALGVVPQDPLLFNASILENMRYARPSATDEEIYAACRSAAIHDKILSFVDGYNTEVGEQGVKLSGGEIQRLAIARVFLKNPPILILDEATSAVDTNTESSIQGALDELKRARSTFIIAHRLSTIVSADKILVIHNGQVVESGTHAELISIDGRYKELWNKQVGNK; from the coding sequence ATGCCGTCAATTCTTCAGGTCTCCAATATCCTCCATTACAGCTGCTCTTCAGTAGCTGTAGTGTTTGTTTCGGTCGTTACTATCCTCAACGCTGCTCGTACCACTGGAAAAACAACTACCCCACGGAATTATGACCGTATTGCTATTGCGCTTTTGATCTTGGGGTACTTGGCTGAGGGTATAGCGACGTTTGTGCAGGAGAGTCAGCAGAGTAAAGAGCCTGAGACGATAcatcttgttgttcttggttcTCTCTGGGCGTTTATCTGGAGTCAGCGAGCTGCACCACGGTTGTTAGTCCTCGGAACATCGCTCATCACTCTTGCCTTCGAGATTCCGCTGCAGATATTCTCTGCTCTCAACAGCCAGAATGATATCTATCATATTATACAACTCGCCTCTCAAACCTTCAGACTTCTacctcttcttttcctcatGATCTACCATCTCTCCAACAGTGGCAGATTCTACACCCCCGActcagaagcagaagagtcGCAGCCCTTTCTTCAATCAAACGGCCATGCAAACGGCAGAGCATGCCCAAGCTATGGGACGGAGACATCATCAGACACGgaggtcgatgatgatgagtacATCTCGGGCAGCGAAACAGAGGAAGACGTAATCGACATCAAACGCCAACGCGCAAAGAAACTTAAGGAGAAGGGTGGTTGGCTAGGCTACCTTTCTGACTTTTCTATCTTCCTCCCCTTCTTGATCCCCAAGAAAGACCGCAAAGTCCAACTCTGCATTTTGATCTCTCTGTTCTGTATCCTTGCTACTAGAgtcttcaacatcctcgtTCCTCGTCAACTAGGCATTGTGGCCGACCAACTCCTCGCTAAGCAGAATCCCTTCCACGCTTTGTTCATCTGGCTTATCATGAGCCTTGCTTCTCACGACGTTGTAGTCGGACTCATTGAGTCACTGGCCAAGATCCCGATTAAGCAATATTCATACCGTTCTCTCACGAACGCAGCCTTTAACCACGTTCTGTCGCTGCCTATGGAGTTTCACTCCGAGCGTGACTCGGCGGAGGTTATGAAAGCCATTGAGCAGGGTGAAGCATTAACCAATGTGCTTGACATGCTCATAATTGAGATTCTCCCCACTGTCATCGACTTGGCTATCGCTTTTGTCTTTCTGTACTGGAAGTTCAACAGCTACGTCGCTCTCGCTATGGCCATTGGCTCAGTCCTCTTCGTTACCTTCGAAGTCAAAGCCACAGGCTGGAATCTCGATAACCGACGAGAGTCTACAAAGTccaagagagaagaagttcGTGTTATGCATCAGGCTGTTCAGGGCTGGCAGACGGTCACTTACTTCAACATGTTCAACTATGAGAAGTATCGCTTCGGATCTGCGGTGAACAAGCAGCTATCTGCTGGTCTGAATTTCGAGAAGACGGATGCGTACATCCAGCTGTTACTCAACGCTCTTATTCCCTGCACTTTCTTCACACTCGCGACTCTTGTTATTTATGATGTTTGGCACGGCGCATCATCGCCTGGcgactttgtcttcttcattcaGTACTGGGAGTACTTGGTCTGGCCATTGAAGTTCCTGTCTCATAGTTACAGACAACTCATGTCAGACCTGGTCGATGCTGAACGTCTACTTTATCTGCTGCAGACGAAGCCCACTATCACTGATAAGGAGGGTGCTAAGGATTTGGAGAAGGTCGAGGGACGTGTTGCATTCCATGATGTTTGCTTCTCTTATGATCCTCGAAAACCCACTGTCCAGGACCTTTCTCTGTCAGTTGAACCTGGACAGACTATTGCTTTGGTTGGTGAGACAGGAGCTGGCAAGTCTTCTAtcatgaagctgctgcttcgATTCTATGATATCGATGAGGGGTCCATTACAATTGACGGTTATGATATTCGGGACATCACCCTCAGCTCACTGAGGAATGCTCTTGGTGTCGTTCCTCAggatcctcttctcttcaacgcaTCGATCCTTGAAAACATGCGGTACGCTCGACCTTCCGCAACAGACGAGGAGATTTACGCTGCTTGTCGCTCTGCAGCCATCCACGACAAAATTCTCAGCTTCGTTGATGGATACAACACTGAGGTTGGAGAGCAGGGTGTCAAGCTGTCAGGAGGAGAGATTCAGAGACTAGCAATCGCTCGAGTATTCCTCAAAAATCCCCCAATCTTGATTCTCGATGAGGCTACAAGTGCAGTTGACACGAATACAGAGTCAAGTATTCAGGGTGCTTTGGATGAGTTGAAGCGTGCAAGGTCGACGTTCATCATTGCTCATCGACTATCTACGATTGTTAGCGCAGACAAGATCTTGGTTATTCACAATGGACAGGTCGTCGAGTCTGGCACACACGCGGAGTTGATCTCAATAGACGGAAGGTACAAGGAGTTATGGAACAAACAGGTTGGTAACAAGTAG
- a CDS encoding related to aminopeptidase Y precursor, vacuolar, translated as MKLTTAAALLALSPFVEATKPPVSSKKLQKLITEKGLMHNLQKLNDIAYANGGNRAFGLPGYAASVDFIYHEISKLKGFKTWKQDFPANFTQTLAAEVTVDDETFRTVALTYTPSTSEDGVTAELVHGPEGTAACDAANYEGLDVEGKVVLVERGLCPDGTTFAGKVKPAAAAGAQVVVIYNSDEAKLTAGTLSAPNPKEYVPTGLIDQDPGKALKARLDAGEKLEVFVKIIQTIETGITQNVFAETKGGDGENVVMLGAHLDSVQAGPGINDDGSGTSLILETAKGLQHFSTKLKIRFGWWGAEENGLVGSRYYVNNLKTPDVDNLLAYLNFDMVSRGFFGVFDGTGEKVGPGGPPGSDVIEDLFREFFEKEKIEVTPVGLTGGTDYVAFREVIEKPVGGLFTGTGLEQDACYHQACDNITNPVPETLHINAKAAAHVLSKLAIDGVKLIPKTPSNTTVGSIKRVRDAASLHLHDVTGFEGKPCDHDII; from the exons atgaagttgaCTACAGCAGCTGCTCTTCTGGCTCTTTCGCCATTTGTAGAGGCTACCAAGCCTCCAGTGAGCTCAAAGAAGCTTCAAAAGCTCATCACCGAGAAGGG ATTGATGCATAACCTGCAGAAACTCAATGACATCGCTTACGCCAATGGAGGTAACCGTGCCTTCGGTCTTCCAGGATACGCTGCCTCAGTTGACTTTATCTACCACGAAATCTCAAAGCTGAAAGGCTTCAAGACATGGAAGCAAGACTTTCCCGCCAACTTCACTCAAACTCTTGCAGCTGAGGTCACTGTCGATGACGAAACGTTCAGAACTGTCGCTTTGACGTATACTCCCAGTACCTCTGAGGACGGTGTAACAGCTGAGCTTGTCCATGGTCCTGAAGGCACAGCTGCATGCGATGCCGCAAACTATGAGGGGCTCGATGTTGAAGGAAAGGTTGTACTCGTTGAGCGCGGTCTTTGCCCTGATGGCACCACTTTCGCTGGCAAGGTTAAACCCGCGGCTGCGGCTGGTGCTCAAGTCGTTGTTATCTATAACTCAGACGAGGCCAAGCTGACAGCTGGTACTCTATCCGCCCCAAACCCAAAGGAGTACGTCCCAACTGGTCTTATTGACCAAGACCCCGGGAAGGCGCTGAAGGCTCGTCTCGATGCTGGTGAGAAGCTCGAGGTGTTTGTCAAGATCATCCAGACCATCGAAACGGGCATCACCCAGAACGTCTTTGCCGAAACCAAGGGAGGCGATGGCGAGAACGTCGTCATGCTGGGAGCTCATCTTGACTCAGTCCAAGCAGGACCTGGAATCAACGATGATGGATCGGGAACTTCGCTCATTCTCGAGACAGCAAAGGGCCTGCAGCACTTttccaccaagctcaagatccgcTTTGGATGGTGGGGCGCCGAGGAGAACGGCCTTGTTGGATCTCGCTACTACgtcaacaacctcaagacCCCGGACGTCGATAATCTCTTGGCTTATCTGAACTTCGACATGGTATCTCGTGGCTTCTTCGGTGTTTTCGACGGAACCGGTGAGAAGGTAGGTCCCGGTGGACCTCCAGGCTCAGACGTTATTGAGGATCTCTTCAGGGAGTTCtttgagaaggaaaagatcgAAGTTACACCCGTTGGCTTGACTGGTGGAACTGATTATGTTGCCTTCCGGGAAGTCATCGAGAAGCCAGTTGGTGGTCTCTTCACAGGCACTGGTCTTGAGCAGGACGCTTGTTATCACCAAGCTTGCGATAACATCACGAACCCTGTTCCTGAGACGCTCCATATCAATGCAAAGGCAGCTGCCCATGTTCTGAGCAAGCTCGCTATTGATGGTGTGAAACTTATTCCCAAGACACCTTCCAACACTACTGTTGGTTCTATCAAGAGGGTTCGAGATGCGGCTTCGTTACATCTGCATGATGTCACTGGGTTTGAAGGAAAGCCCTGTGATCATGATATCATCTAA
- a CDS encoding toxD-like protein yields the protein MESIAILQKGKGLTQANVNLPPLKEHQVYVKVEHAAFNPTDRLALDVNAFGDDAVLGCDFAGEVVDVHSTVTKLKPGDSIAGFVWGGEIKGLGAYSMYTIADERLSFKIPENINPAEASSVPLAANTAWLALFSDDCLALNANKAASKTPLLIWGGNTTVGYFAIQIAKLYNIEVATTCSPKNFDKMRQAGATYVFDYNDEDVVSKIRSALPNLQHVFDTVGNETSSATAARSVSQPEGVLCTVRPGKANTQDVPSHVKVTDVFVFTAFPTEHSYRGKAHWPVKMNDHKLSADFHRQLETLLGNGSLKPSPVRLMGQLSPSSVERAMDLNRQGSISGEKLVFEGFP from the exons aTGGAGTCGATTGCCATCCTTCAGAAAGGCAAAGGCCTCACCCAAGCGAATGTCAACCTGCCTCCCCTCAAGGAGCATCAGGTCTACGTAAAGGTTGAACACGCAGCCTTCAACCCAACTGATC GCCTGGCTCTTGACGTCAATGCCTTCGGAGATGACGCAGTACTGGGCTGCGACTTTGCGGGTGAAGTCGTGGATGTCCATTCAACTGTGACTAAATTGAAGCCCGGCGATAGTATTGCTGGCTTTGTTTGGGGTG GAGAAATCAAGGGCCTAGGAGCCTACTC GATGTACACAATCGCTGATGAGCGACTTTCCTTCAAAATACCCGAAAATATCAATCCGGCTGAGGCTTCTTCAGTACCTCTGGCCGCTAACACAGCATGGCTTGCTCTGTTCTCGGACGATTGTCTTGCGCTCAATGCCAACAAGGCAGCTAGTAAAACCCCACTGTTAATCTGGGGAGGTAACA CAACCGTTGGCTATTTCGCCATTCAGATCGCcaagctttataatatcgAAGTCGCTACAACCTGCAGCCCCAAAAACTTCGATAAGATGCGACAAGCTGGCGCAACTTATGTCTTTGACTACAACGATGAAGACGTCGTATCCAAGATTAGATCTGCACTTCCAAACCTGCAGCATGTGTTTGATACAGTTGGCAACGAAACCTCCTCAGCGACTGCGGCCAGGTCCGTTAGTCAGCCAGAAGGCGTGCTATGTACCGTTCGCCCAGGAAAGGCCAACACACAAGACGTTCCATCCCATGTCAAGGTCACGGATGTCTTTGTCTTTACTGCTTTTCCTACAGAGCATAGCTATCGCGGCAAGGCGCATTGGCCT GTGAAAATGAATGATCACAAACTCAGTGCCGATTTTCATAGACAGTTAGAGACACTACTTGGAAACGGATCTCTCAAGCCGTCTCCCGTCCGTCTTATGGGACAGCTTAGCCCGTCATCTGTTGAGAGAGCGATGGATCTCAACCGGCAAGGTTCGATCTCGGGTGAAAAGCTTGTCTTTGAAGGATTTCCTTAG
- a CDS encoding probable branched-chain amino acids aminotransferase: protein MSAHASTRPNGTNGSTASVKGQLDASKLKFDLTTALKDVPKPGSAELWEQNVATDHMVTCRWTVQNGWEDPVIKAFGDLTISPLASCLHYATQCFEGMKVYRGYDNRVRLFRPDRNAKRLVMSAERVSLPGFDPEQLVELIKALVRVDAKRWLSEPGSFRYIRPALIGTGRQLGVQIPKEAILMVTLVCWPDFSTEVPPGVEPRSDLRLITSRNDTIRAWPGGFGYAKVGANYGPSFASHCEAQQAGYDQVLWLLGEEGQVTEAGASNFFAVVRDEKTSKPVLLTAPLTDRVILDGVTRRSVLDLVGSRLSEELEVREAKFSIKDIEKTWRNGLLQEAFVSGTAFFIKNVSTIRVGDFNIDLPQKQDDGSAFGPRIKNWLKDIMFGAEDHEWGVIVD from the exons ATGTCTGCACACGCTTCTACTCGTCCCAACGGCACGAATGGCTCTACAGCCTCTGTGAAGGGACAGCTCGATGcatccaagctcaagtttgACTTGACAACCGCACTAAAAGATGTCCCCAAGCCCGGATCCGCTGAGCTGTGGGAACAGAATGTCGCTACAGATCACATGGTTACCTGTCGCTGGACGGTACAGAACGGCTGGGAAGATCCAGTTATTAAGGCCTTCGGTGACTTGACTATTTCACCTCTTGCATCTTGCCTTCATTATGCCACCCAGTGCTTCGAGGGCATGAAGGTTTATCGCGGTTACGACAATCGCGTTAGACTCTTTAGACCGGACCGGAACGCAAAGCGCTTGGTCATGAGCGCCGAGAGAGTTTCTCTCCCGGGTTTTGATCCCGAGCAGCTCGTCGAGTTGATCAAAGCCTTGGTTCGTGTTGATGCGAAAA GATGGCTATCAGAGCCCGGCAGCTTTCGGTACATCAGACCAGCATTAATCGGAACCGGCCGCCAGCTGGGTGTCCAGATCCCCAAggaagccatcttgatgGTCACGCTGGTGTGCTGGCCCGATTTCTCCACCGAGGTTCCTCCAGGTGTAGAGCCAAGATCGGATTTACGTCTCATCACATCGAGGAATGACACCATCAGAGCGTGGCCCGGTGGTTTTGGCTACGCCAAGGTTGGTGCGAATTACGGCCCCAGCTTTGCATCTCATTGCGAAGCGCAACAGGCTGGTTACGACCAGGTCTTGTGGCTATTGGGCGAGGAAGGACAAGTAACAGAGGCTGGGGCCAGTAATTTCTTCGCTGTTGTCCGAGACGAAAAGACCTCTAAGCCGGTTCTACTCACAGCGCCGTTGACGGATCGAGTTATTCTCGATGGTGTTACCAGAAGGTCTGTTCTGGATTTGGTTGGAAGTCGACTTTCCGAGGAGCTCGAGGTCAGAGAAGCGAAATTTTCAATcaaagatattgagaagACATGGAGAAATGGCCTCCTTCAGGAGGCTTTCGTGTCGGGCACTGCC TTTTTCATCAAGAATGTATCGACCATTCGGGTTGGTGATTTTAACATCGACTTGCCACAGAAGCAAGACGATGGGAGTGCATTTGGCCCACGGATCAAGAATTGGTTGAAGGATATTATGTTTGGAGCCGAAGATCATGAATGGGGTGTTATTGTCGACTAA